The Equus caballus isolate H_3958 breed thoroughbred chromosome 12, TB-T2T, whole genome shotgun sequence genome contains a region encoding:
- the CNTF gene encoding ciliary neurotrophic factor, translated as MAFAEHSALTPHRRDLCSRSIWLARKIRSDLTALTESYVKQQGLDENMNLDFVGGVPMASTVRWSELTEAERLQENLQAYRTFHVMLVRLLEDQQVHFTPAEGDFHQAIHTLLLQVAAFAYQLEELMVLLEHKIPPKEADGMPIIGDGGLFEKKLWGLKVLQELSQWTVRSIHDLRVISSHRTGIPAHGSHYVANDKKM; from the exons ATGGCTTTCGCAGAGCATTCAGCGCTGACCCCTCACCGCCGGGACCTCTGTAGCCGCTCTATCTGGCTAGCAAGGAAGATTCGTTCAGACCTGACTGCTCTTACGGAATCTTAT GTGAAGCAGCAGGGCCTGGACGAGAACATGAACCTGGACTTTGTGGGTGGTGTGCCAATGGCAAGCACTGTTCGATGGAGTGAGCTGACTGAGGCAGAGCGACTCCAAGAGAATCTGCAAGCTTATCGTACCTTCCATGTTATGTTAGTCAGGCTTTTAGAAGACCAACAGGTGCATTTTACTCCAGCTGAAGGTGACTTCCATCAAGCAATACATACCCTTCTTCTCCAAGTTGCTGCCTTTGCTTACCAGCTGGAGGAATTAATGGTGCTCCTGGAACACAAGATCCCCCCCAAAGAGGCCGATGGGATGCCTATTATTGGAGATGGTGGTCTCTTTGAGAAGAAGCTGTGGGGCCTAAAGGTGCTGCAAGAGCTTTCACAGTGGACAGTGAGGTCCATCCATGACCTTCGAGTCATTTCTTCGCATCGGACTGGGATCCCAGCACATGGGAGCCATTATGTTGCTAATGACAAGAAAATGTAG